In the Vibrio gigantis genome, one interval contains:
- a CDS encoding ATP-dependent Lon protease — MIVSPATAVSVPLIAPSVNVQTEQVARDNRVREPVAPAVALARTNAERKVKSDDKRRQQSAWDPSDHPGYEMENEPEANSVSQEESQDPFDRLFSLLALRTYSADQGKGYTMRFRLPKHVLDAAIQEGQMEKRRKVIKYHYGHAVAPHAPSEMLVVL, encoded by the coding sequence ATGATTGTGTCACCTGCAACTGCAGTGAGTGTGCCACTAATCGCCCCGTCCGTTAATGTGCAAACAGAGCAAGTTGCGCGTGATAATAGAGTCCGAGAGCCGGTCGCTCCCGCAGTAGCATTGGCGAGAACCAATGCAGAGCGTAAGGTAAAGTCGGACGATAAACGAAGGCAGCAGTCGGCTTGGGATCCTTCAGACCATCCAGGTTATGAAATGGAGAACGAGCCAGAGGCCAATTCGGTTAGCCAAGAAGAGTCACAAGATCCTTTTGATAGACTGTTCAGCTTGTTGGCGCTGAGAACATACAGTGCCGATCAAGGAAAAGGCTATACCATGCGTTTCCGCCTGCCAAAGCATGTTTTAGATGCGGCGATTCAGGAGGGACAGATGGAGAAACGACGTAAGGTCATAAAATATCATTATGGTCATGCTGTTGCGCCTCATGCTCCGTCAGAAATGCTAGTTGTTTTGTAA